From Mauremys mutica isolate MM-2020 ecotype Southern chromosome 23, ASM2049712v1, whole genome shotgun sequence, a single genomic window includes:
- the ZNF683 gene encoding tissue-resident T-cell transcription regulator protein ZNF683 encodes MRGELRAMLQWREADFQERCTYIVKDQPCEMLTRPDFPRAQASLPRNLAFRCNGSHKVVAVLSREYIPLGTRFGPLIGEVYTKENVPKNADRKHFWRIYTPGGELHHFIDARDPRRSNWMRYVNPTPDAPAQNLVACQNGLEIYFYTLKPIVTGAELLVWYNHEFAERLQCPLPGELAEELEPDGIWKSTAEAPTTPGPQPPHGGSAANPNLTAKLTKNKEEAEGEEDESVDVEALDRGLPPSPAGCRRPAWRGQLPQEAKQWSLGLSSFPNAPGKEGAPEKSSPPRQSAASPRNQPVLNCCPYGPTTSLCKELQRCLSSLYPSCPLYLPTGHLPQPYLYACGTIPAHYPRFALPPHAAPFLPAPPMSRVGEVPPLGLPSQEPQVHARAQGDGTAPSPGLYTTVLPHGKQEAHELRKPQDVLISLQSGAFAFPGLDFGPKQHSSPAGGTSYTSEVQQQKPTSLLAHPLEALNLSTPKFCPPAGRLDTTPVPYPLKKQNGKIKYECNICAKSFGQLSNLKVHLRVHSGERPFQCHICKKCFTQLAHLQKHHLVHTGEKPHECLVCHKRFSSTSNLKTHLRLHSGERPYQCRLCHCRFTQYVHLKLHKRLHERKRPHRCPSCPKTYIHPFSLALHRRGYCPLAPGAAGPPVQLGHFNAMIDHFDFSLDTERLEREGADPARASGLLENLILRELETGRRGQLPRDKGPCSPGLHRQLPLLPLPHYSVSVKQEAFPLQPA; translated from the exons ATGCGAGGGGAGCTCCGCGCCATGCTGCAGTGGCGGGAGGCGGATTTCCAGGAACGATGCACCTACATCGTGAAGGACCAGCCGTGCGAAATGCTCACGCGCCCCGACTTCCCTCGCGCACAAGCCTCCTTACCCCGAAACTTGGCCTTCCGGTGCAACGGCAGCCACAAG GTGGTGGCGGTGCTGAGCCGAGAGTACATCCCGCTGGGCACGCGCTTCGGGCCGCTGATCGGCGAGGTCTACACCAAAGAGAACGTGCCAAAGAACGCCGACAGGAAGCACTTCTGGAGA ATTTACACCCCGGGGGGCGAGCTGCACCATTTCATCGACGCCCGTGACCCCCGCCGCAGTAACTGGATGCGCTACGTCAACCCCACCCCCGACGCCCCGGCCCAGAACCTGGTGGCCTGCCAGAACGGCCTGGAGATTTACTTCTACACCCTGAAGCCCATCGTGACAGGTGCCGAGCTCCTGGTATGGTACAACCACGAGTTTGCTGAGCGCTTGCAGTGCCCGCTGCCGGGGGAGCTGGCCGAGGAGCTCG AGCCCGATGGTATCTGGAAATCTACCGCAGAAGCCCCCACCACACCGGGGCCTCAGCCGCCACACGGGGGCTCGGCCGCCAACCCAAACCTCACAGCGAAGCTCACAAAGAacaaggaggaggcagagggcgAGGAAGATGAGAGCGTTGACGTGGAAGCGCTGGACAGGGGCCTGCCGCCGAGCCCAGCCGGATGCCGACGCCCGGCGTGGCGTGGGCAGCTCCCCCAGGAAGCCAAGCAGTGGTCCCTGGGGCTTAGCTCTTTCCCCAATGCCCCTGGCAAGGAAGGGGCGCCCGAGAAGTCCAGCCCTCCGCGCCAAAGCGCCGCGAGCCCCAGGAACCAGCCAGTCCTCAACTGCTGCCCGTACGGCCCAACTACTTCGCTGTGCAAGGAGCTGCAGCGCTGCCTCAGCAGCCTctacccctcctgccctctgtaTTTGCCCACGGGCCACCTGCCCCAGCCATATCTTTACGCCTgcggcaccatccctgcccactaCCCCCGGTTTGCGCTGCCCCCCCACGCCGCGCCCTTCCTGCCAGCGCCGCCcatgagcagggtgggggaagtcCCTCCCTTGGGGTTGCCTTCGCAGGAGCCGCAGGTACACGCCCGTGCCCAGGGAGACGGGACAGCTCCATCCCCAGGCCTCTACACCACTGTCTTACCTCATGGAAAACAGGAAGCCCACGAGCTCCGGAAGCCGCAGGATGTTTTAATCTCCCTCCAAAGCGGCGCTTTCGCCTTTCCAGGCTTGGACTTTGGACCAAAGCAGCATTCGTCCCCTGCGGGGGGCACCTCGTATACCTCTGAAGTTCAGCAACAGAAACCTACCTCCCTGCTTGCCCACCCACTGGAGGCGCTCAACCTCAGCACGCCAAAGTTCTGCCCGCCGGCCGGCCGCCTGGACACCACGCCCGTGCCCTACCCTCTGAAGAAGCAGAACGGCAAGATCAAATACGAGTGCAACATCTGCGCCAAGAGCTTCGGGCAGCTCTCCAACCTCAAG gtcCACCTGCGGGTTCACAGCGGCGAGAGACCCTTCCAGTGCCACATCTGCAAGAAGTGTTTCACGCAGCTGGCTCACCTGCAGAAGCACCACCTGGTGCACACGGGGGAGAAGCCTCACGAATGCCTG GTCTGCCACAAGCGCTTCAGCAGCACCAGCAACCTGAAGACCCACCTGCGGCTGCACTCGGGCGAGCGGCCGTACCAGTGCCGCCTGTGCCACTGCCGCTTCACCCAGTACGTCCACCTCAAGCTGCACAAGCGGCTGCACGAGCGCAAGCGCCCGCACCGCTGCCCCAGCTGCCCCAAGACCTACATCCACCCCTTCAGCCTGGCCCTGCACCGCCGCGGCTACTGCCCGCTGGCCCCCGGCGCTGCCGGCCCCCCCGTCCAGCTCGGCCACTTCAACGCCATGATCGACCACTTCGACTTCAGCCTGGACACCGAGCGCCTGGAGCGGGAAGGGGCCGACCCCGCCCGGGCTTCCGGGCTCCTGGAGAATCTCATCCTGAgggagctggagacaggcagGCGTGGGCAGCTCCCCAGGGACAAGGGCCCCTGCTCGCCTGGCCTCCACAGACAGCTgccgctcctgcccctgccccactacAGCGTCTCTGTCAAGCAGGAAGCCTTCCCACTGCAGCCGGCCTGA